TATACAGCATTTAGTGTCTATTGTTTGAAAAAAGCTGGATATCAGGCACACGCGATCACCGTTTATCATGGTAACTCAACCAGCCCAAACCATGTTGCTTGTGCATATACAGATAAAAACGGGAAAGAATATATTATTGACAATAGTCTGCCAGCATATATCCATCGTACTGGAATATACAAGAAGATAGCATATTTGAATATTTATCCTTATTATGGAAAGGGATATTTGTCTGAATAGCTTATTATCGCCCCAAGAATGACGATTGGAGTGATATTTTAAAAATAGAATTGATATCACAAGTTCGCCACTTTGGTGATATTCTCAATCTGTAATCGGCTGATTTGAATTTTATATTGAGGTGATTTACATGTGGTGCTCCAAATTCAGGTCTATAGTCTTATTTTATACGCCTCTCTTTTTTACGCTTTGGTTGGCTCTACCTTATACACTCTATGGTCAATCGGCAGAGGGCCCAGTAAGAGTTGCAGTGCGCCTTTGCCCACCCTTCGTCATTAAAGATAGTAACGCTTATTCAGGGATAAGCATTTTCCTCTGGGATAAAATAGCCGAAGAATTGGGGCTCCAGTACAACATTGAGGAATTCGATCGTGAAGAGCTGATAGAATCAGTCGCCCAAGGCAAGGCGGATGTTGCTGTTTCGTGTCTCTCTATTACGCAGGACAGCGAACAAATTATTGATTTTTCCCATTCCTTTTTTAATACGCATCTTTCCATTGCTGTAAAGCAGCATGGTATTATGCAATCTATAAAGAATGTATTACTAAATAAGAAGCTGCTTATTGCCGTAGGAATTATTTTTGGTGTGGCCATTTTAATCGGTGGCACTCTTTTTATGTTGGAGCATCGCATCAATGAAAAGCTCTATTCAATGAAAAACCAAAGAGGCAAGATTTTAGAAGCATTCATTACTGGGCTGCTGTTCGTTACTTCAGGCCCCATCCGCTATTATGAATTCAGGACGCTAAGTGGGCGGACGATTGCAGCGCTGCTGGCGGTAGGTAGCACAGTGATGATTGCCAGCATTACCGCCCTGCTTGCCAGTGCCTTCACCCTCGACCAAATGCATTCAGAGATTAAAGGACCTCAGGACCTGGCTAAAATCAAAGTAGGTGCAGTGAGAGCTTCACCAGCTTTCGAGTATCTAATGGAACAAGGAATCAAGGTGCGCATTTTCATGGATGGGGAAGATTTGGTCGAGGCACTTGATTCAGGCCATGTAGATGCGGTAGTCGGCGAAGATGCTGTCTTGAAATACTATATCAGAGACGCCCAAGCGGAAGGAAAATATAAGTCGCTCTCAGTTCTACCTTTCGCATTCGCAGGCAAGAGCTACGGACTGGCTTTTCGCGACGGAAATTCACTCTTGGAAAAGATTAATCAAGTTTTGCTGTCTGTCAGCGAAAGTCCTGAGTGGAGTAAGGAGCTCGCCAAATATATAGGAAAATAAAAGTTAGATATATTGATTCTATGTCTTTAATGATAGCTGCGAT
Above is a genomic segment from Desulfobacterales bacterium containing:
- a CDS encoding transporter substrate-binding domain-containing protein; translation: MWCSKFRSIVLFYTPLFFTLWLALPYTLYGQSAEGPVRVAVRLCPPFVIKDSNAYSGISIFLWDKIAEELGLQYNIEEFDREELIESVAQGKADVAVSCLSITQDSEQIIDFSHSFFNTHLSIAVKQHGIMQSIKNVLLNKKLLIAVGIIFGVAILIGGTLFMLEHRINEKLYSMKNQRGKILEAFITGLLFVTSGPIRYYEFRTLSGRTIAALLAVGSTVMIASITALLASAFTLDQMHSEIKGPQDLAKIKVGAVRASPAFEYLMEQGIKVRIFMDGEDLVEALDSGHVDAVVGEDAVLKYYIRDAQAEGKYKSLSVLPFAFAGKSYGLAFRDGNSLLEKINQVLLSVSESPEWSKELAKYIGK